The Seriola aureovittata isolate HTS-2021-v1 ecotype China chromosome 8, ASM2101889v1, whole genome shotgun sequence genome contains the following window.
ATGCAGGTTCAACAGGTTGTGCCAGTAGTTTTTTAACCACAGCAGTGTCTGGTTCAGTTGAGGGTTTGGGGTCTTTCACCTGGCTGTGTTCTTCAATGACATCCTCCCTGCTCTGAACCTTGGATGCAGGTTCAGCAGGGGCTGTGATCACAGCAGAGTCTGGTGTTTTAGAGAATTTGACGTCCTTTTCCAGGCTGGGTTCTCCACTGCTATCCTCTCTGGCGTGAACCTTGGTAGTAGGTTCAGCAGGGTTTGACAGTAGAGTTTTAACTGCAGCAGTGTCTAGTTCAATTGAGGATTTGGGGTCTTTGTCCAGGCTGGGTTCTCCACTACCATCCTCTCTGGCGTGAACCTTGGTTGCAGGTTCAGCAGGGTATGACAGTAGAGTTTCAACCACAGCAGAGATTATATCTGGACTGGGTGTTTGCTGCTCCTCAGAAGTGGTGGCTGGAGATTCAGCCGCAGGTGTCAGATGAGCCGGCACTTTGGGGCTCTGGGGCCGAAACATCTCACAAATCTGTTCTGTGGCGACATCAGCGATTTTACTCAGGAGCACTGGTGCAAAGTTCTTGATCCTGTTCACCAGGATATCGTGTGGGTACATCTGCCTGATCTCTGTTAGGATAGACAGGACCATGTCATCCCTCATGGAGCGGGAGAAGTTGGCCTGATGTCCCATAGTGGTGAGAGCACTGGAGACACGGTCCAAAGTGGCCTTTGCAACCCCAACAGACAGTTTGCTGAGCAGCTGGGAAGGCATGTTTAAGAGGGCGTGAGGGGGAAGCACCCAGAAGCCCTGCAGGACTCTGGGAACCACCTCCATCACCACCTCCTGTGGAGAGAGCACTTTAGAGCTGGATgcctcctgctgtctctgtctcaggatCTTGGCATAGTCTTTTGCCATACTGAGGACCTTAGGATGTCTGTGGGTTACAGtcaatgaaaatacattttaaaacccTTCAGAATATCACAGACATATTAAAACCAATGTAGTTCAGCTGTTAATAGATAATGTGTGTCTAATGTGACTCACTGAAAATTAGGGGGTATGGCCTCTGGGGACTTGAGGAGCATTTTGGCCTCAAACTCAACATCCCTCATTTTATTGCTGACGTTCATTGCCCACACCTGGACCAACAAATTAGGTATATAGTCCAGTTATTTCATATTTAGAGATTAAAatcaacataataaaacaaatcattcCAATCTAATTCAAGTGGTCTTGGGATTCTTGTCTTACCAGCATCAGAAGAGGCCTGGCTTCGTCCTCATCGAAATCCTCCAGCTCAAACGCCCAAAGacttcaaacagaaacaaaacagaagcatTATCTTTACTGTTACACTTCACTGTAGACAGATTGGTGTGACATGAGAAGAGTTCAAGGTGTAGTGgtggactgtgtgtttgtgtgtcagtaactCACCGTTCTCTCAGCGTATTTCTGCTCCTCTCCAGAATGAGATCAATCATGTCTTCAGCAGTCACCTGAGATGGGATCTGGTTTTTCTGCTGAAGCTTTAGGAGTTCCATCAACAAAGCAATCTGAAAAACACCAAGGAGATATGTCATCTTTAAGTATGACAAGACAAAGTTTATCAGGATTTACCTGGCATTTTGTGTTGGTGTGGGCTTTGAAGGATAGTAGTTCTTACCTGAGACTTGTAGCTCTTTATATgccagcagagctgcagagcgCGATCATAGATGGTTGTATCAAACAACACCTTTAAACAAAAGAAGATAATGttagtttttttaaaagtaaactTGAAGATGTTTAAAATCTGCAGTAAAAACCAAACACTCTCAAGAAGGATGCAGCCCTCTTAATTGGGCCTCTGACATACCCTGATGGGTCTGTAGattcctctgcttccttcaaGAAACTCCATATTTAGTTTCTGTATATCACAatacagaacaaacagaacaaacaaaactttcaaAGCAGCAACTAAAATTTCACAAAGATAAGTTTGACGATAGGGCTGAGAATACAACTTGGTTGCTCTTCCTGGCACAAATGAACAGAGTGAGCTCAGGGTGAAGAGTTTGCAGGTTTTGATGTAGAATGCTGGTTGTTGTGTCACAGTCTAACTGTTCTAGAGCTCAACTGCTGATGTCACACAGTCTGCCAGGTCCCCATGGAAACGCTTTTAATTAAgtataaactgtaaaaccacttTTAAAACACTACTGTGAAGTGATGCatatataatactgtatataaaaatgctTCAACCCCATTAATTACATGCCCAGGTTGTATACCCAGCTAAATCCACTGCTCTATTGCAGTAAAGGATAAGGCTGATGATGGTATGTATTTTTAtaattgtcaacaaatcccatgaaaacaccaaaaccatAAGCCCCGCATTTCCTGGAATGACATGAACAGTTTTCTAAAATCATAACATGTGTTGTGGTTGATCTGGTCTGAGGGTACTGACAGCTGGAGGCTCTGCAGCATCTGTAATTGATTCCTCTCTGAATCAATGAAATGATCAGAGATGATCTTGGCATTAGGGATGTAATGTCTAAACTATCATGCAACAAGCTTTTCTTTAAGAGCTGCTGGCACAGTGAGAAATCAATAGAGGCTCTGCGGGccagcaggaaaagaaagagcCACCACCAATATTCTCTTTTGAAGCTTAATATATAATACTGATACATCTATGACATAATTAACCTTTCAACATGTTAAAGTAGCCATAAAAGTAAAATCAGCTGCTACATTTATTCTGTGTATTGATtacctttcatttattttactatacATTGTACATTATGTAcgttttgctgataatactcctgttcttttacatttacttttaatgcaGCATCTTTACttataactgaatattttggcTTTGTGATATTACCATATTTACTGAAAGTAAAGACTCTAAATATGTCCTGTTACAAAACAATATGTGGACATTGTACACAGAGCCTGTTTCTGGGTAATTTATTATTGCTAGCTTATTATGGGTAATATTTTGGGTAACCATTTAGTACTACTTGTGCAGTTAAAATTATATTCTGTACCACTATTTGTAgccataaaagtaaaattagcTGTTACATAGTAGAACATTTacttgtttacatttattattattagtagtattttGGCTTTGTGATATTACCATATTTACTGAAAATAAAGGCTCTAAATACGTCCTGTTACAAAACAATATGTAGGCATTATAcacactttttactttttagacAGAGCCTGTTTCTGGGTAATTTATTATTGCTAACCTTTCATGGGTAATATATGAGTAATACTTTAGCAGTTAGAATTTTATCCTGTACCAGTATTTGTGGATTTGCACAAAGTagattgtgttttatgtgtcctcagtgtgtaaAGGGAGTCCTTTGGGTGAGCTGTATCGATGCGTTGAGGAGAGGATAAGGGTCAAAGTTCACATCAGGACCTTCAAGGGACTGAGGGGAGTGTGCTCTGGCTTCGTCGTGGCCTTCGACAAGTTCTGGAACATGGTGAGCGCTTTCCCACCTGCATTTTCTCATTGTACTTTTGACTTGACAGCTGCCATGTGCATGAATGTGATGTCTTTATATTGGCCTTTcaccttttgtttctgtttctctgtcaggcGATGGTAGATGTAGATGAGACATACAGAGAGCCTCTGCTTGGAGAGGCACTCTACCATGAGAAAGCCCTCACCATTACACGGGTATGTGCtagttttcactgtttttttgacCCAAATATGTTTCCTACTTAGTACtaattaaagttataatcctttAGTTGATTGAAattgtcagcagcagcatctcatcTTAACTATGATGCTCCTTTTTGTTCCATTACTCCTGCAGTAAATAAACTGATCCGCTGTCAAAAAAGCACAGAAAGTGagcatgtcttgttttgtaggCACCTTTTTGATTAAAGGTCCAGGTCGGTGATGGCCACGGTGATACTGTATTTCCTGTGCTTATCAATAAAAGCCATCCTGTGTTCTGCCAGTGAACACTTtcactgtgaagcagcagcggTTGGAAACGTTGGGTTTGCATGATCTCAATAGCTCTGATATGATAAGGAGAGTGAGCAGTGAACAGTGAGGATGACAGGAAAGGAATGGCAGACCCCACCCCAACAATGATAACTACTATATAGAGAAGTaattactgaatgtaaatatgttgaATGACTATGGTGCAGAAGATAAATAGTATAAAAAATGGGGTTTGATTTGATGATGATAGTTTTATCCACAGATGTTAATGTAACTAAAATCTTTGTGCAGCTCTTTGAGAAGCTAAAGCTCCAGGAAAGCTCAGGAGGTGATGAGCCAGCGAAGAAGCACGAAGCCCAGGAACAAGCCAGCAAGCGTCAGCCTGTAAACCCCAAAGCTACTCGAACAAGCCGATCTTCTCACCCTACCACCagcagaggggagagaaggaCAGAGTCCATGTCGTCGGATGCTGTTAAAACCACACAGGATAAACACAAAGTCTCGCTAAAGGCCCAGGGCTCAGAGGCCTGTCATAAGAACAACTCCCAGCCGTACGGCAAAGTCCATACACGCCACATCAACCAGCTTTTCATTCGGGGTGAGAACGTTGTCCTGGTTAACCTACAGCCAATCTGATTCTTGTCTCCTGTTTGATACTTTTGAACAAAACATTGTATTTTCAACAAACATCAGCTACAACTACATTTGAATTagaaatttcatttcatgttgaACATCTGAAATAATAGATGTGTGTATGAAGAGAGATCTCTGTGATTAGATTGTGATTGAATTAGATTCGGAAGAATCAAACAAGGATTACTGTTATATCATATTGATATGGAGGTTTTTCTCTGCCCACCAGAGATATCGTCTTGATTTTGAGAAATAAAAGCTTCTCAGTTCTAATTATAGTCATTTCTTGTCTtgcttttttgtgtgtcagCCACTAAAGAAAATTTATTTTGACACTCCTCTGCCACAGCATTAATAACCGTGTCTGTGTTATGGTTATTacccagcaggtggcagcataAACACATTAGTACCATCTGCAAGGCCATTGTCTCAAAGAGCTTGTCCCTTTATGTTGCTTTTCCCGTTAGTTTGAGCAGGAATGACAGCGCAGTCTCAGCGGACTTCATAAATGCATTATGAATAATTGAGTTTGTGAAGCTAGAGATTGCAGATGGCACTCAAAAGCTGTCATTTGTCTTGACGTCTCAGATTGCTTTTACTCTTTAATGGGCACATTACCCATAAAAGCACAATTTACTGCATCTCGTGGAAATTTTAAagatgttggttttttttctttttaaatggcaGGGGTTACTTTTGGATGATGAGTGGCACAGAACGATTGTATGTTGCGATAATGTTCCCGGTCCTGCGTCAAGAGTTTGAGTTATACCTTCTTATTCTAGTTTCTCTTCATTTGACTTCAGAGTTTAATTGACCCTCTTTTTATATATGTTATGCCATAAATAGGACAAATTCTATCAGTAGCTGAACTGTTGTTCATCTATATACTGTTACTTTTCATATAATGTATCAGAATATTATTAGTATAGCCCATTTACCAGTCCTCTCCTGAGAGTGAAAATGGGGTCAATTGTTTAATGCAAGCCGTGTTTTAGTCGTGTTTGTCACACCAGTGTGTTCTAACAAACCTCGATACAATATGAGAAGGTCAGAGCACTGGTGGTAACGAGAAGGGCTTCAATTAGACTACGCTATTTGACCTTATTCCAGTAGTGCTACTTCAGTTCACTTTTACTCTGTAATCTGTCAATAATGTCTTAATTTGATCTAGTTTCCGGTCTTGTGTTACCTGCACTGTGATGCAGTCGGCAGTAGAAATCTATGGATTTGATGCTCAGCatacaaatatttatgtattgttAGAGTTTACATTCCCTGTACTTGTTTTCTTGGCGTTATTAATATAATCTATGAATGCATGTATTTATTGAAGGTCTTTCTTTACTAGCTCAaacaatgaagttaaaaaaCTTGCATcaactaaatgtaatttcaaaGTCGAGCGCAGTGGCTTCACTTTTGCTGCTTGAAGCTCTTTTGAACGAGGCTAATGACATAGCACACCAAATAACACACACCATTAACAGATTTCAATCAACTGTTTAATGTTGTAGATAAAGAATCTCGATGtgtaaatcaaatcaaaatgggAATAATGCAAAATTTCATTTCTCTCAaaggattttcattttttttacatttgcatatacTAGTGTTTCAGTAACAATCCCATTTTAGAGAAGATCAAAATGATttgaagtaaaaaacaaaaaagcataaaacaatCTACTGAgatattttagaaaaacagattttggtcattttaatGCTTCAGACTCCAATGCAAGGCtactgtgtgttagtgtgctCAGCCTCTTGAGCCCTTGGGAGAGCTGGAAAGCACAACTTCAAACCTCATGGGGCTACAGAATCCACTGCCTTCTCCTCTGGTCAGTGAATTATTTATCTCATCGTTGACATACCAAATATGTCAGGCAGCTAAGATTTACTTATCAATCACTCATTACAAGGGTCAGGAGGCAACCATCGGCAGGCACTTGAACCACTGAAGAGCAATGTTTTGTACATGTTACAGACAGATCACTTAGCCGCTGTACAGCTGAATAAGATTCTTCATTATCTGTTACCCCAAAACACATCTTCATCCAACCACCATAACATACTGGATGTGAACAAACTGCATCTCACTCTCTTTTCCCCCACAATTTTCTGTACCTGATGGGTTGCAATACATGCAGACTTGGACCTATGATTGTTATGGCAGCAACGATGTTTTCAAGATTGCAGTTTTTAATGTGTAACAGTAATAAAGATGGAAGATGAGAAGGCAGCATTTACTAAGATGCACTGTCGAGCATTTTAAGAGACAACAGATAGATGTACGATGCAATCTTAATAACAGTCTGCATCAACACTTGAGGTGCTGACTGAAGTATTTTCATCTTGGTGTTTTTAGAGAACTGAAGCTATCACTGGTCTGAACAGAGTGGAAACAAAAATGTGCAtgggacaaacaaaacagaatgagTGAAATAACATCTGTACAGACAGTACACTTGGCTTGAGGTGTAAGTACAAACACTGTTTGTACATAGTACAGAAGCTCCGTTCTGGTAGCTGTCCTCAACACTGCACAGTCACATTGTCTCCTTCAAAGAGGTTAACTGATGAGAAAAGGCAAAGGTCTTTCAGGCACTCTGTGCTGTAATAAAGAACCCACAACCCCTGTATGAGGCTCTTTCTACCCACTGATTATCTCATTTGGATGCAAACTGATTATAATATTAAGTAAAatctatagatatatatacCTATAAAAAAAGGCCACAAATGATGGTCTGTTGAAGGAGAAACTCCTAAAATTGATCAATAGCTTTCACTCCAAACACTCATTCATTACTTTAACTGTAGCGCTGACAGGCCACATCTGGAGTGTGCACACTTATATACAAAGAGAAGGTGTCAGTGTGCTTTGTAATAGGTCTTAAGTCATATCAGATTTGGTCTGTGTGATACAACTATTCACATTGTCACTGCCTCCTCTATAGGAACTTCATAACTTATTTGTAAGGGCTCCAGATTTCTATTTACAGGTCAAAGGAAGagcaaggacaaaaaaaagaggtaaCTTGACATTCTTAAATGTACATTAGAGAGTTAAAATGGCTGATCATGTTATCCAAACTCATCATTCAGTAAAGTTACTGAGAGTGCATCTCAAAAAAATATGCAGCTACTGATATACGTTTTTGCTATTCTGATGATTTCACTTGATTGAGGTTATAAAGCAAATCCCCCTGACATTCTCAAAATGGCACACACTTCCTCTTCTCACCGACTCATACCTAACCAACAAGGCACACTATCAGTGTGTATGTCTGACCACCACCCCAGACCAGGCAGATCATTGgttcaaacaacacacacacacacacacacacattcatttagaTCTGTATCACTACACGGTATTACTTTCAAAAGTAAGGAGATTGCAGGGTGTTGGTATTATGATAGTTGACATTATTCAAGTACTCTTTGTTTGCAGCTCATAACAATCCTTCACCAatggacggagagagagagagagagagagagagactgacaccACTCCTCCTGATAATCTTTGACCTCCAGGTCCATCACTTTCCGAAGTTGCCGAAGTCAGCAAAGGCATCGTGTTTGGGCTGTTGGACCATTGCAGGGTTCATCCCCATTCCCATGCCCATGCCCATAGCACCAGGCATCCCCATGGTCATACCTCCCTGTGGCATCCCCATGTTCATGCCCATCCCCATCATGCCCTGGTTGGgggccatccccatccccatTCCAGAACCAGGATGCATCATAGGATTTATGGCTGGTCTGACTGCTGTAGGTCCAAGGCTCATGGTGGAAACTCCTTGGGAAAGTATGTTGGTCTGGTTACCTGGAAATGACAGAACAAACTCAATGAATTAAAGAGCCAAATTTAAAGTATGCTGTGAAAAAGATGACAAAGCCTGGTTACATTGTCACTATTCATGTCAGATCTACTATTTCTCTCACCTTGTTGGAGGGTGTTGAGGCTGGGCTGGCTAGGCTTGGGGGGCTGCATGCCTGGACCCAGGAAGTCCAGGCTGATGTTAACAGAGTGGTCTGACCAGGTGGATGGGAGGGACGCTTTGGCTCCGGCACCCTGAGAGGCCACTCCCTGTTGCGCTGGCTGGAGGGGCTGGAGGGGCTGCATAGACTGCGAATGTAGCGGACTTCCCATGTTCTGGAGGGGCTGGTAAAAACAAAGACGCACACAAGCTCAAATACAGTGTTAGGCAGACAACTAATCCAGGCTTAAACCACAGAAATATACAGTGATAAGATGCAGAAATGCtccaacactgaaacacatgatGATCAGATACAGTTTGTCATAATTTAAGGTGTTAAGCCTTAAGCCTGACCCACTTAACCCTGATACTGTCTAATACTGTCTCTTtccaaaatcattaaaacatacCATGCAAAGCAATGAGAGTAAGAcgaagtggtgtgtgtgtgtgtcttctcagtgaaaaaaaagaatgagtttttttttttaagtaggtCAACAACCTTTAAACATGGAAATAATGTCGACGTATGCAGGCTATTGTTGGGTTTTAATGTTTCTAAAACTCAAACCTGATTCTTCTCATTCTGTGTGTCAGTAACAGGAGGAGTGGGTGGTTAGTGGGCGGTCTCTGGGGGAGATGAGCATCTGGTGGGGCTGCATGTTAACCCTCTACCATCATGGTTGTCCTCCATCTTTCAATCACACGAGCTATGTCTCTATCACACGCATTCTGAGGTGCCGTACTGATAGGTTAGTTATATGATTTATCACATCTGTTTGACATTTATCTTTTTGCCACCTTATGCATAGGCATCAAATGGGACGTTTGCCTTTACATGCCAGAATATCATTAATAGCATTGATATTTAATGGCCAATGGGATATGAATAAACCCATGGttagatgaaaacaaacacatttgattGGTTGAGTCTCAAACTGGACTCCTTTAAGCTGACATTAAAAATACTATGGGAACCGCTTGTAGTGACCATGTCTGTCCAGGTCAAATGATCACTATAGCCAGAAGATTATTACAACGtaatgttttttcctttttctttatttatcatgCAGATTACTATCTAACtgacatttgtatatttattacatttgctatttactgatttaaaagATAAACTAATATCAACTCCAGTGTGGCCATCTCCTCCTCCAAGCCAAGTGTGAATGGTCAGGGTGAAAGCATTACATTCCACTCACTTAACACATCCGCAGCTGAGAGCAGGGACGCTAATTACGCACTGTAAGAGTCCCAAAACACGAGCAGAGCAGGAATAGGAGGGCAAAATAACTCACTGAGCCAGGGCGGTGAAGATATGACATGGTTTGTGAGTGCGCACAGCAAGTGCTACCAATACACTAGCACAGTGAacttttgtttgaatgttttgaatGTCTGGAGAGCAGGCAGGGACGTTACCATTCATTACCAGTTGTTACACACTGTGGCAGTCAAAAACCTTGTACAAATAAGTTAGAGCCTAAGCATATGACAGGTTGCAGTAGTACGCTACAACAATTAACTTTTCCCCATATGTTATGTATGAAAAGATGCAATAGGAACACCAAGTGGACTACTGATTACAATAAGAATTctttttaaacagcatttgAATAGGAATGATTCTGTCCAAGCTTTTTGATCCATATAAGCAGATGATTACTGTAACCGTGACCGCTATAAGCAGTTCCACTAAAGTGATGGCGATAGAATCCATATCTAGATCTTAAATGGTTTTATTGGTCATTACTAATAATATTCTAAGCTAGATAGAATATAGGgcaatattaatgtatttaaagcCCCTAACCATAATGTTTTTTaactaataaataattaatcattcCATCTGGTATCTAACTGCCATATTTTCCATTGTTGGAGACTGTAATTATTAGTCTGCTACTGAGTAATACTGATTGGCTTGTCATGGCTCTTTGTGTCAGTACTGCCATGGTTAATTGACAACGTCAATTAAGTGTATTCAAAACAAAGCCAGTGCAATGAAAGaagtgtttctctctctaacacacacacacacacacacacacacacacacacacacaatgttgtAGTATCTCTATGATGacaatttttttgttgaatCATGAAGTACTTTTATCAAAATtatatgctgtattttttaaaatactgcCATACAtatacagaaacacatgattttttttttaatgtaattttaatattattaatataaaattgCTAACCCTCAAATGTATCTGTCTAGCTCATTAAACATTAAGTCCCCAAGAGCATCGCTATTTTCCTGCAGATATTTTGCTTCCACCTGGATCATTTATGCCTCCTTTATGTGTCTTGTAATGATATGTAtatcaattaattattaaaaaaggatgtgtgtgtgtacgagtgCAATCATGCATACCTGTGACCTAGACTGGGGCAGGACTGTGCTGCTCAAGGTCTGTGTGCTGCTCATGCTAAAGTTGAGACTctgggaggaggtgagggacTGAGTTGGCCCCATCAAGTCAAACAGGTCTGCTGACACAGGAACTGAGCCTGGAGCCGAGACTGGGGCGGGTGCTGGGGGGGCAGCAGCGGCAGGGCCTGCTGACATGGTTCCAAAAAGGTCATTTCTACTGGTGTCGCCAGTCTGAGCAGATACTGGCATCTGACCTCCAGGGAAGGCATTCCACTCTCCAAAGTCTCCATTACTGTTGGAGGCTGGTGCTGCTGCCACAAGATAAAAGACAGTTGggtaaatgtttaaatttaccATCCAAACAGTGATGTTTGTATCGTGGGCTTTGTAAATAACTGCAAGATTCAGCAAATAAAAGTCACACAAGCAAATTTGAACCTGTCACAgcaattaagaataaaaaactGAGTCTTCAGTGAGGTCAGTTGAGCTTTATCCAGGGCATTCTCAGTGACCACTGGTgccacattttaaatttttattgaACTGGCCCTGCTtgttgtctctctccctctctcagcttcctccacccccaccaacttcttcctctgtccctgtctcctTGTCATCCATAACAGGAGttgatgtgtgtctgttcttGTTATGCAGAGCAGGTAGCAGGCTCCATATGGCCAGGGCTCTCTCCCAGCATCCCTGTGAATATTCTAGCAGTATGGCTGCAACAGCAcagcacacgcatacacactctagcaaaaaaaaagtcttaaaaaccaACCGGATGCTGAGGAGAGGCCGACTGAGGCAGCAGGCGAGGAGAAGTCAGCAAATCCACTGATCAGGTCTGCGttgagaaacagaaataaatacgTCAATTTTACACAAGCGAGCTCCAGGTGTCATTCTACCATAGTTAACATTCCTTCAGCGTCAGATGTGtaggagggaaaggaggggtGGTGGCAGTGGATAGGTGGAGGAGACCAAACATCTGTTCAGT
Protein-coding sequences here:
- the LOC130173892 gene encoding uncharacterized protein LOC130173892; the protein is MEFLEGSRGIYRPIRVLFDTTIYDRALQLCWHIKSYKSQIALLMELLKLQQKNQIPSQVTAEDMIDLILERSRNTLRERLWAFELEDFDEDEARPLLMLVWAMNVSNKMRDVEFEAKMLLKSPEAIPPNFQHPKVLSMAKDYAKILRQRQQEASSSKVLSPQEVVMEVVPRVLQGFWVLPPHALLNMPSQLLSKLSVGVAKATLDRVSSALTTMGHQANFSRSMRDDMVLSILTEIRQMYPHDILVNRIKNFAPVLLSKIADVATEQICEMFRPQSPKVPAHLTPAAESPATTSEEQQTPSPDIISAVVETLLSYPAEPATKVHAREDGSGEPSLDKDPKSSIELDTAAVKTLLSNPAEPTTKVHAREDSSGEPSLEKDVKFSKTPDSAVITAPAEPASKVQSREDVIEEHSQVKDPKPSTEPDTAVVKKLLAQPVEPAFKVQAREESRGEPSWVEDPNPFIEPDIAVVRVAPVPLEHVVIATGDSEVTSTNNRETSFLDFLQPLWCCFLFTDKKTD
- the lsm11 gene encoding U7 snRNA-associated Sm-like protein LSm11 — translated: MEERERKSVKSDSKEKVPAAGTSTAPVPEHEPEADSKDGDDDADKIDVCSENFDPLLALYSPTVPLPFPNIKCFNNVAEYESFLRGGRGRAKPENVEKKRFKAMKGVADPERIERLKKLMVNNPPSEEGESSGTPRSRRRQKPQKNVLTRMPLCKGSPLGELYRCVEERIRVKVHIRTFKGLRGVCSGFVVAFDKFWNMAMVDVDETYREPLLGEALYHEKALTITRLFEKLKLQESSGGDEPAKKHEAQEQASKRQPVNPKATRTSRSSHPTTSRGERRTESMSSDAVKTTQDKHKVSLKAQGSEACHKNNSQPYGKVHTRHINQLFIRGENVVLVNLQPI